AAGACGGGATCTCTGAGTTTATGACTAAGACGGCTGAGAAAAATGGTGCTGTTTGGAAGGATTTTGAAAAGCAAATGAAGCGTGACGGTCGTTGGCACGTTGAAACTTACTAAAAACTAACTCAAAAAATAGAGGCTCGCTGTGCGAGCCTCTATTTTTTGAGCTTTTAAAACACACTTGGTTTCATAATTAAACGTTAGTTCGACAAAAGCGAAAAATGGTAAGAATCGCTAAGCGATTCTTACCATTTTTCGCCATTTGCGGCGTGCGAAGCAAGCCGCAAATGGCTATATCGAACTCACGTTAATTAAAGCTGCTATTGCTTACCCGTAAAAATGGAAATTTTTTAATGGAAATTTTTTGGTTGCTTGTCGGAATTGCCATTGGCGCGATCGCCACTAGTGCTTGCTGGTTTAGTTGGAACTATGCCAAGCAAAGACGCGATCGCCGATTTCGTAAGCGATCGCGTCATGTGTTTAAAGCAAAATCAATCCACAGTCTCAAATCTTGGGCGCAGAAAGTTCAACAAAATATACGCCAAGAAGTTACAGAATCCATAGACGACAGTGGAGAGCGTTTACTGTGGGGAAAAATAGTTGAGCTGTCTCCCATTGGTTATATCCAAGTTGATCAAGATAATCGTTTAGCCGTATGTAATCTAAAAGCCGCAACCATGATGGGGATCGCTAACCATCAACAGGGATTAATCCGCAAGCCATTTTTACTGCAACTAATTCGTTCCTACGAGCTTGATTATTTAGTCGAACAAACGCGATCGCGTAAGCAAGGCTCACAAGTGGATTGGGTTTTTCATCCCGCAATTCCTGATCCTGTCGATCCTGTGCCACAGATCGGTAGACCGATTAGAGCCTATAGTATTTACCTAGGGCGGGGGCGGATTGGCATTTTTTTAGTAGATCGCCAAGAGGCGGTAACGATCACCCAGCAACGCGATCGCTGGACATCAGACATTGCCCATGAGTTGAAAACGCCACTAACCTCGATCCGTCTGGTTGCGGAAACGCTCGAACCCCGCGTTGATCCTGCGGCAAGAATATGGGTAGAACGCCTACTCGGTGAAATAGAACGGATTACCAAACTTGTCCAAGACTTGCTGGAGTTAGGTCAGATGGATGTGGGCATAGAGTCTGTGCTGCACCTAAGTGAAGTAAATGTTGCGTCAATAGTGCGATCGGTTGAGGCAACCCTTGAGCCATTAGCCAATCGTAAACAGGTCAAGCTTAAATATAACGGTGATGAACAATTAATTTGGCTACTCGATGAGTCACGCATTTATCGGCTTTTGCTTAACTTGTTAGACAATAGTATTAAGCACAGTCCATCACTTCAGTCGATTACAATCAAAACCAGCGTGGTAGACTCAAATTTACAAATAGAAACAATTGATGCTGGAGAAGGGTTTCCCGAAGAATCTTTACCGCATATTTTTGATCGCTTTTATCAAATCGATCCGTCTCGGACAAGATCGGGACTTGATCGTGGTGGTAGCGGATTAGGATTAGCGATCGCCCGTCAGATCGTCACACTTCATAAAGGAGCGATCGCAGCCAGAAATCATCCTGAAACTGGCGGAGCATGGATTACGATTACGTTACCATATCCAAATCCTGCAACCGAAAAATTGCAAGGCTCTGAGCAACTTCTTAACTAAATCATGAGCGCAGAAAAACTCCTGAAAGACTATGCTGCTGGTCGGCGTGACTTTGCTAGCTTAAATCTAGCTAATGCCAATTTGTTTAATAGCGATTTGATCGGCGTGAACTTGACCAAAGCTGACCTGCGGCGGACTAACTTTGTCTTTGCTTATCTCAACAAAGTCACCTTTAATCATGCCAATTTATCAGGTGCAAAACTTGGTGGAGCAACCCTGAACCAAGCGATCATGATGAGCGCAAACCTGAGTGAGGCGGACTTGCATGGAGCCATGTTGCAGAGGGTAAATCTGTTTGGCTCAAATCTTTCTCTAGCCAATTTAATGGATGCCAACCTGACGGAGGCAGATTTACGCAGTGTCAATCTCCGTGGCGCAAATTTACGTTGTGCGATTTTGAGTGCTACGCTCATGCGAGAGGAGCGCGGCTATCCACCCACAACCATGAGTGGGGCAAATTTACGTAAAGCTGATTTGCGCGGCTCAAATTTGAGTGGTGCTGATCTTACAGGAGTCGATCTTTCTGGCGCAAATCTAAGTGACGCGACCCTCTCAAGGGTGAACTTACAGGGAGCCAATCTGAGCGGTGCGATCGCGATCGGGGCAATTTTTACTGAGGCAAATCTGAGTAATGTTAATCTCACAGAAGCTAATCTCAAAGGGGCAAACCTAACTAAGGCTGATCTCAAAAATGCCAATTTGCGACTTGCCAACTTATTTGGAGCGAATCTAACTAAAGCGAATATGACTATGACAACTTTAAGTAACGCAGGCTTAATTCAAGCCATACTTAATGGCAGTGATTTATCGCGATCGCTGCTAGATAAAGCAAATCTGAGTCAAGCTAGTCTAGTTGATGCTTATTTAGTCAGAGCCAATCTGGATGGAGCCGATTTTAGTGATGCGGTGTTATCCAGAGCCGAGATGAGTGGAGCCAGCACTATTGGCACAATTTTTAGTGGGGCAACTATGCCTGATGGCAAATATCACTCGTAAACTCAAGAAGCATGTTCAGCCCGTTACGCGGGCTGAACATGCTTCTTGAGTTTACTTACTGCCTTAACGTGAGTTCGATATAGCCATTTGCGTCGAACTCACGTTAACTAAAACCAAAGTAAGGATTTTATAGCGATGCAAGATTTAGCTAGGGCAAATCAAAACCCAAAATACAAGTAGCGGCGCTTTGCGCCGCTACTTGTATTTTGGGTTTTGCGATTAATCTTGACTTAGACTGCCTTCATCAATCAATATGACAACTGAGCATTGCAGCGCCTAACAAAAATATGGAAGATTTAAATCTTCTAGAGGAAGTTATAGATAGCTTGGAGCAAGACAGCAATGTACTTCGCATCAAACGACTGATCCTCTTTACCTGTCATGATTCTTGGTCAAATGATGTCAACGAAGTTAAAACGTTGCAGATACGCCATCTTGTCCGCGACTTAATGATCATGTTTCCCGATCTCAATACACTCAAACACAAGTTAAACAGTCAAGTTAAGCAACTTAGCAAACAGTCTGACTACCTGCTTGCTGCGGATAACATTATTGATAGTCTTGGGTTTCTTTATACTTTGCGCGATGAAGGAAAGCTACCCCATAGCTTTTTAGATGGAGATAATCCAAAGTCTTCTGCGCCTAGCAATGACGGATATGAGAGAAACGAAAGTGATACGATTCCCCATAGACATAATCTTAAATATTTAACTAATCTATTTGATTTACGAGCTGATATTTCTCGAAACATCAGTCCTCTTCATGCCAAAATCCTGTTGTTTTCTAGTCTAAATTATCGTTTTAGTCCCCAAGAACGTGACTGGTCAGCACTTTATACCTATGACATTGATGATTTGATTCAGCTTATCTTTCAAACCTATGAAACTGTTGAATCTCTAGAAGCAAGGTTAACTGAAGTCAGCCTAACGCTAGATCAACCCGAAGATGCTAAACGTGCTTCAGCCGTAATTTTACAGGCTATACGACCTTTCTACTAAAGAGCAAAAGCCTTGCTAAGCAAGGCTTTTGCTCTTTAGCAATGCAAGTTTTTCTTAAGACATAAAACCCAGATATATAGCAATGTAAGTTTTGCTTAGGACATAAAACCAAAAAGATGGGTGGCGGCGCTTCGCGCCGCCACCCATCTTTTTGGTTTTGATTTGTCCTATCTATCTCTTGCGTTGCTATAGCTGTCGCCATTTGTAAACCCAAGACGTGAGTAGCGGCGCAATGCGCCGCTACTCACGTCTTGGGTTTGACAGATATAAATAGCGGCGGCGGCGCAATGCGCCGCCGCCGCTATTTAACGTGAGTTCGAGATAAGCTACAAAATTTTAAAAGCCAAAACAGTAAAAGCCTCGCTTCGCGAAGCTTTTACTGTTTTGGCTCCTAGAGAGGGTTCGCGCTGCAAACCCTCTCTAGGAGCTAGTTTGAAATTAACCCGAACTGAGGTTATTTATCTGGGTTTGGTTTTTAAAAACACAAAAGAGCTACGCTCTTTTGTGTTTTGGTATAGAAGTACAAAATGTCTGAGTCATATGACTTAGACATTTTGTACTTTAGTATGACTGTTAAACTTCGAGGCACAATGACTAGTCCGCAAAATGAAGAAGTAAGTATGGGACTTGTTTATGGGTTTCTTGGAGTAGTAATTTTTAGCGTCACTTTGCCTGCAACCCGTATTGCTTTGACTGCTTTCGATCCCGTATTTGTGGGGCTAGGTCGGGCGGTAATTGCCTCTGGCTTGTCATTGATTTTATTAATTGCCACTAAGCAATCGATTCCATCTTGGCGGTTTCTTCCCAACTTTGCTATGGTCATAATTGGGGCTGTGATTGGCTTCCCGTTATTATCTACGCTAGCAATGCGTGACGCTTCTGCATCCTATGGAGCCGTCATCATTGGTTTATTACCATTAGCAACGGCTCTGTTTGGAGTTTTGCGAGCAGGTGAACGACCATCATTAATATTTTGGATTTGCGCGATCGCGGGTAGTAGTTTAGTAGTTGGCTTTGCACTGATATCGGGAACGGGGAGTATGAGTTTTGCAGATTTGGCTTTACTAGGAGCAGTGGTCGCCGCGAGCTTAAGCTATACAGAGGGGACAATTTTGGCGCGTACTTTTGGTTCGTGGCAGGTGGTTTGTTGGGCTTTAGTACTGTCTTTCCCGATGATATTGCCGATTGTATTGCAACATTTGCCTCCTTCCTTCACAACTATTTCTAGCAATGCTTGGCTCAGCTTTTTGTATATCAGTTGCTTCAGTATGTTTTTAGGGTTTTTTGCTTGGTATCGGGGCTTGTTTTTGGGAGGCATAGCTCGGATTGGACAACTGCAACTTTTTCAGCCATTTCTGACAATTCTTGCCTCAGCGATATTGCTAGGAGAGCCAATGACTTTTACCACCTTGGGTTTTGCTTTCGGCGTATTAGTATGTGTAGCTTTAGGCAGGAGTGCCCAATTTAAAGCTAATTCCTAAAATAAGGGCTTCGCCGTAACATAAGGAACAAATTTATGATGGCGCGGCAAAGCTGCGCCATCATAAATTAAGTGGCGGCGCGAAGCGCCGCCACTTATGGTTTAAATTTTTGAAAGCAAGCCTGCGGCTTGCTTTCAAAAATCTGATTGTGAGCATTGCTATTTGTGATGCTGAAGATTGGCTATTTTTACGTAAATCAAGATAAGCTTCTAAAAACATTAGTTTGCATTTTATAGAAAAGCAATGGCAGCTACTTCTTCTCGACAGCCTAAAATTATTGTGCTTGATGACGATCCAACAGGATCTCAAACTGTACATAGCTGCCTATTGTTGACTAAGTGGGATGTAGACACCCTAAGGATCGGACTTGCCGATGCTTCGCCGATTATGTTTGTGTTGACGAATACCCGATCGCTTACGCCTGAAGATGCAACCAGTGTGACTCGTGAAGTTTGTCGCAATCTCAAACCTGCGATCGCCGCCGAAGGTATCCAAGAATTTATGATCGTTAGTCGGTCTGACTCGACGCTACGTGGACATTATCCCGTTGAGACAGATGCGATCGCTGAGGAGTTAGGTGATTTTGACGCGCATTTCCTTGTGCCAGCATTTTTTGAAGGGGGACGCTTTACTAAGTCGAGTGTGCATTATTTAGTAGTTAATGGCGTGCCAACTCCAGTCCATGAAACCGAATTTGCTAAGGATTCAGTTTTTGGCTATACCCACAGCTATTTGCCTGATTATGTCGAAGAAAAAACGAAAGGGAGAATCCTTGCTGAAAATGTACAGCGTTTTTTATTAGGCGATATTCGGGCGGGAGTGCGTCAGCGCTTAGCAAGAATGCATGACAATCAATGTGGTGTGGTCGATGCGGAAAACCAAGCCGATCTCAATCAGTTTGCCTCTGATATTTTGGCAGTTGCTTCCACGGGCAAAAGATTTTTATTCCGTAGTGCTGCTAGTTTGCTGACTGCCCTTGCTAAGCTCCCACCCCAACCGATCGCCGCAGAGGACATGTCGAAATATATGCGATCGCACAAAGCA
This genomic stretch from Pseudanabaena galeata CCNP1313 harbors:
- a CDS encoding sensor histidine kinase, producing the protein MEIFWLLVGIAIGAIATSACWFSWNYAKQRRDRRFRKRSRHVFKAKSIHSLKSWAQKVQQNIRQEVTESIDDSGERLLWGKIVELSPIGYIQVDQDNRLAVCNLKAATMMGIANHQQGLIRKPFLLQLIRSYELDYLVEQTRSRKQGSQVDWVFHPAIPDPVDPVPQIGRPIRAYSIYLGRGRIGIFLVDRQEAVTITQQRDRWTSDIAHELKTPLTSIRLVAETLEPRVDPAARIWVERLLGEIERITKLVQDLLELGQMDVGIESVLHLSEVNVASIVRSVEATLEPLANRKQVKLKYNGDEQLIWLLDESRIYRLLLNLLDNSIKHSPSLQSITIKTSVVDSNLQIETIDAGEGFPEESLPHIFDRFYQIDPSRTRSGLDRGGSGLGLAIARQIVTLHKGAIAARNHPETGGAWITITLPYPNPATEKLQGSEQLLN
- a CDS encoding pentapeptide repeat-containing protein, with amino-acid sequence MSAEKLLKDYAAGRRDFASLNLANANLFNSDLIGVNLTKADLRRTNFVFAYLNKVTFNHANLSGAKLGGATLNQAIMMSANLSEADLHGAMLQRVNLFGSNLSLANLMDANLTEADLRSVNLRGANLRCAILSATLMREERGYPPTTMSGANLRKADLRGSNLSGADLTGVDLSGANLSDATLSRVNLQGANLSGAIAIGAIFTEANLSNVNLTEANLKGANLTKADLKNANLRLANLFGANLTKANMTMTTLSNAGLIQAILNGSDLSRSLLDKANLSQASLVDAYLVRANLDGADFSDAVLSRAEMSGASTIGTIFSGATMPDGKYHS
- a CDS encoding DMT family transporter, which gives rise to MSESYDLDILYFSMTVKLRGTMTSPQNEEVSMGLVYGFLGVVIFSVTLPATRIALTAFDPVFVGLGRAVIASGLSLILLIATKQSIPSWRFLPNFAMVIIGAVIGFPLLSTLAMRDASASYGAVIIGLLPLATALFGVLRAGERPSLIFWICAIAGSSLVVGFALISGTGSMSFADLALLGAVVAASLSYTEGTILARTFGSWQVVCWALVLSFPMILPIVLQHLPPSFTTISSNAWLSFLYISCFSMFLGFFAWYRGLFLGGIARIGQLQLFQPFLTILASAILLGEPMTFTTLGFAFGVLVCVALGRSAQFKANS
- a CDS encoding four-carbon acid sugar kinase family protein, yielding MAATSSRQPKIIVLDDDPTGSQTVHSCLLLTKWDVDTLRIGLADASPIMFVLTNTRSLTPEDATSVTREVCRNLKPAIAAEGIQEFMIVSRSDSTLRGHYPVETDAIAEELGDFDAHFLVPAFFEGGRFTKSSVHYLVVNGVPTPVHETEFAKDSVFGYTHSYLPDYVEEKTKGRILAENVQRFLLGDIRAGVRQRLARMHDNQCGVVDAENQADLNQFASDILAVASTGKRFLFRSAASLLTALAKLPPQPIAAEDMSKYMRSHKAGVAIVGSHVKKTTEQLEHLLKAPNTCPVEIDVSRLLGETEAQSAILKQEALAQVYQAHGLGQTAVVFTSRKELEFADISTRLAFGQAVSALLMAIVQELPTDIGFLISKGGITSNDVLSTGLKLPTARLLGQVLAGCSVVRTPEDHPRFPDLPVVLFPGNVGEADALATVYTRLAIGIE